One window of the Parasphingopyxis algicola genome contains the following:
- a CDS encoding EAL domain-containing response regulator, whose translation MTMAGQNRILIVDDEPDLRSFFRDVAEDIGFVSAEAGDQDEFASAYERLDPTVVLLDLTMPDTDGVEFLRNLAKRNCTAPVILVSGQDERVIATAERLGRMFGLDMRNVLQKPVGVTDLEAALQEVRTKNISITADTLSTSITEGELVLHFQPKIGLQSGDGFPVVGSEALARWNHPAHGLLPPNDFVPLAEESGLIGKLSDEVLRQAITQIGIWQRNGIALPVAVNLSPKQLTDLTLPDRIAELVAEANIERPLLTLEVTEQAAMADTGKAMDILTRLRLKDITIALDDFGAGYSSLVEIYRMPFSELKLDRSLITDIDTSRDARTVVRALVALAQELKMPVCAEGVETENTVTFLQDIGCEIAQGFFFAKPMPADEFAKFVAAGSSSEEGAGEGSTSAAA comes from the coding sequence ATGACGATGGCCGGCCAGAACAGGATCCTTATCGTTGACGACGAACCGGACCTTCGCTCCTTCTTCCGCGACGTCGCCGAGGATATCGGCTTTGTATCGGCGGAGGCCGGCGATCAGGACGAATTCGCCAGTGCCTATGAACGGCTCGACCCGACGGTGGTCCTGCTCGACCTGACCATGCCGGACACCGACGGCGTCGAATTCCTGCGGAACCTGGCCAAACGCAATTGCACGGCGCCGGTCATCCTGGTCAGCGGTCAGGACGAGCGGGTAATCGCCACCGCCGAACGGCTGGGGCGCATGTTCGGTCTCGACATGCGCAACGTGCTGCAAAAACCGGTCGGCGTGACCGATCTCGAAGCCGCACTTCAGGAGGTGCGGACCAAGAATATCAGCATTACGGCCGATACGCTGTCGACGAGCATAACCGAGGGCGAGCTCGTTTTGCATTTTCAACCCAAGATCGGGCTGCAAAGCGGCGATGGCTTTCCGGTCGTCGGCAGCGAAGCCCTGGCGCGCTGGAACCATCCGGCCCACGGCCTTTTACCGCCCAATGATTTCGTGCCGTTGGCAGAGGAATCGGGACTGATCGGGAAGCTGAGCGACGAGGTTCTGCGCCAGGCGATCACACAAATCGGCATCTGGCAGCGCAACGGAATCGCGCTTCCGGTGGCGGTCAACCTGTCGCCCAAGCAGCTCACGGATCTGACGCTGCCTGACCGGATCGCCGAGCTTGTCGCGGAAGCGAACATCGAAAGACCGCTTCTGACGCTCGAGGTTACCGAACAAGCGGCGATGGCCGATACAGGCAAGGCCATGGATATCCTGACCCGGCTGCGGCTCAAGGATATCACGATCGCGCTTGACGATTTCGGCGCCGGCTATTCTTCCCTCGTCGAAATCTATCGGATGCCCTTCAGCGAGCTGAAACTCGATCGATCGCTCATCACCGATATCGACACAAGCCGCGACGCCCGCACAGTCGTGCGCGCGCTCGTCGCGCTGGCCCAGGAATTGAAGATGCCGGTCTGCGCGGAGGGCGTCGAGACCGAAAACACGGTCACGTTCCTGCAGGATATCGGCTGCGAGATAGCGCAGGGCTTTTTCTTCGCAAAGCCCATGCCCGCCGACGAGTTCGCTAAATTTGTCGCAGCGGGATCGTCCAGCGAGGAAGGTGCCGGCGAAGGCTCGACGTCGGCGGCGGCCTAG
- a CDS encoding complex I NDUFA9 subunit family protein — MQDRLVTMFGGGGFLGRYVAQDLLKAGIRIRIAERNPGDAFFIKPMGGLGQTQFVAADITKPATLVRALEGADAAINFVGILKGDFQKVHVEGARNAAEAAKAAGVRDFVQISAIGASHEAASHYARSKAASEDAVREAIPDAMIMRPSVVFGPEDGFINRFAAIARMVPVMVPVMRPDTKFQPVYVADVADAVVKALLDPAAYRGRTFELGGPQILSMREINRFILDSIGKPDKQIFEVPDAMGRAMARMGFLPGAPISWDQWLSLQSNNVVGEDADGFEAFDIAPRPLAAVADKWLVQYRTHGRFANKAAGEV, encoded by the coding sequence ATGCAGGACAGGCTGGTAACGATGTTCGGCGGCGGCGGCTTTCTCGGCCGGTACGTTGCGCAGGATCTGCTGAAAGCCGGCATTCGAATCCGGATCGCGGAGCGCAATCCGGGCGATGCCTTTTTCATCAAGCCGATGGGCGGGCTGGGCCAGACGCAGTTCGTTGCCGCAGACATCACCAAGCCCGCAACCCTGGTGCGCGCGCTAGAAGGGGCCGATGCCGCGATCAATTTCGTCGGCATCCTGAAGGGCGATTTTCAGAAGGTCCATGTCGAGGGTGCGCGTAACGCGGCGGAGGCGGCCAAGGCGGCCGGCGTCCGCGATTTCGTGCAGATCTCGGCGATCGGTGCATCGCATGAGGCGGCGTCGCACTATGCGCGCTCGAAAGCCGCCAGCGAGGATGCGGTGCGCGAAGCGATCCCTGATGCGATGATCATGCGGCCTTCGGTCGTGTTCGGCCCCGAAGACGGCTTCATCAACCGCTTCGCCGCGATCGCCCGCATGGTGCCCGTCATGGTCCCGGTGATGCGGCCCGACACCAAGTTCCAGCCCGTCTATGTCGCCGATGTCGCCGATGCGGTCGTGAAGGCCCTGCTCGACCCCGCCGCTTATCGCGGCCGGACGTTCGAGCTGGGCGGCCCGCAGATCCTCTCGATGCGCGAGATCAACCGCTTCATTCTGGATTCCATCGGCAAGCCCGACAAACAGATATTCGAGGTGCCCGACGCGATGGGCCGGGCGATGGCGCGCATGGGCTTCCTGCCTGGCGCACCGATCAGCTGGGACCAGTGGCTCTCGCTGCAGAGCAACAATGTCGTCGGTGAGGATGCCGACGGCTTCGAAGCGTTCGACATCGCCCCCCGGCCGCTCGCTGCGGTGGCGGACAAATGGCTGGTCCAGTATCGCACGCATGGGCGGTTCGCCAACAAGGCGGCCGGCGAAGTCTGA
- a CDS encoding PAS domain S-box protein, with translation MTERAEPPVDEAERLAALRRYAILDTAPEENFDRIARLAARQFGVPIALVSLIDEDRQWFKASCGLDVREMGRDVAFCAHAILGDDVFVVPDATKDPRFSDNPLVTEDPEIRFYAGAPLTDRRGHKLGTLCLIDTEPRPGLSSEDQALLRDLAAVVTDQIEMRHATGDVLGEVEARIETEENLAQTKSLQRETQLRYEAIFNHTFQFCGILDLDGIVLEVNDTALEFGGLSRDEVVGMPFAETYWWRVGTATRDAVEEAVRKASAGEFVRFDVEVQGEGGVRVPIDFTLKPITDDSGTVTMLIAEGRDISEQIETEKALRRNQEELELIFNSVPMRIFFKDDKNRIIRLNKAAAQSMDMPVEDVEGADTYELFPEQAKKYHDDDLEVINSGRPKLGIVEEYTPREGERGWVRTDKVPYVDPDTGDRFVFAAATDITAEKQAEEAWRAGEARYRSLYNNTPIMLHSVDIDGRLVSVSDFWLKKLGYERDEVLGRKSTEFLTAESAKKAKYALDEFYRTGTCADVEYQFVTKSGDIRDVLLSAVAERDGNGAIVRSMAVSVDITDRKIIENQLLQSQKMETVGQLTAGLAHDINNMLGVIVGNLELLEREADTDDKAAKRIGAALGAVDRGAELTQRLLAFSRRQDLETTSIEPNPLIENLAGLLKRTLGENIELECRLGENMPTIHTDPSQLESAILNLAVNARDAMPNGGKLTIGSGLVHLDTEYAAREVDLEPGDYVVLAVTDTGVGIPADEIEKVFEPFFTTKDLGSGTGLGLSMVYGLVKQSGGHVRIYSEVGHGTSVKLYLPIETAAQKDEASPVDDIIASDEEVGGWETILVVEDQSDVRKVAIGLLEYLGYKIVSAENAQEALERLESSEEIDLLFTDIMMPGGMDGKDLARFAREMRPGLPVVFATGYAESAILREGEIKTSANLVTKPYRRADLAAKIRHALDTQAGAQPSNEAAA, from the coding sequence ATGACAGAACGAGCAGAACCTCCAGTCGATGAAGCCGAGCGCTTGGCGGCTTTGCGTCGCTATGCAATTCTGGATACGGCCCCCGAGGAGAATTTCGACCGGATCGCGAGGCTGGCTGCGCGGCAGTTCGGCGTACCGATCGCACTTGTTTCGCTGATCGATGAAGACCGGCAATGGTTCAAGGCGAGCTGCGGGCTCGACGTCCGGGAAATGGGCCGCGATGTTGCGTTCTGCGCCCATGCCATCCTCGGCGATGACGTTTTCGTCGTTCCGGACGCAACCAAGGATCCGCGCTTTTCCGATAACCCGCTCGTAACGGAGGACCCCGAGATACGGTTTTACGCGGGCGCACCGCTGACCGACCGGCGTGGCCACAAGCTTGGCACATTGTGTCTGATCGATACCGAGCCAAGACCGGGGCTATCGAGTGAAGATCAAGCGCTGCTTCGGGACCTCGCCGCGGTCGTTACGGACCAGATCGAAATGCGCCATGCCACAGGCGATGTTCTCGGCGAAGTCGAAGCGCGTATCGAAACCGAAGAAAATCTGGCCCAGACCAAAAGCCTGCAGCGCGAGACGCAGCTTCGTTATGAAGCGATTTTCAATCATACATTCCAATTTTGCGGGATTCTCGATCTCGATGGCATCGTCCTCGAGGTCAACGACACGGCGCTGGAATTTGGCGGTCTATCGCGCGACGAAGTGGTCGGCATGCCGTTTGCCGAGACCTACTGGTGGCGGGTCGGCACGGCGACGCGCGACGCGGTCGAAGAGGCTGTTCGCAAAGCGTCCGCTGGCGAATTCGTACGTTTCGACGTGGAGGTGCAGGGCGAAGGCGGAGTACGTGTTCCGATAGATTTTACGCTGAAGCCGATCACCGATGACAGCGGCACGGTCACGATGCTGATCGCGGAGGGCCGCGATATCTCCGAACAGATCGAGACCGAGAAGGCGTTGCGCCGTAATCAGGAAGAGTTGGAGCTGATCTTCAATTCGGTGCCGATGCGGATCTTTTTCAAGGACGACAAGAACCGGATCATCCGGCTGAACAAGGCCGCGGCGCAATCGATGGATATGCCCGTCGAAGATGTCGAAGGCGCCGACACCTACGAACTCTTTCCCGAACAGGCCAAAAAATATCACGACGACGATCTCGAGGTCATCAATTCGGGCCGGCCCAAGCTCGGCATTGTCGAAGAATATACCCCGCGCGAGGGCGAACGCGGCTGGGTGCGCACCGACAAGGTGCCCTATGTCGATCCGGACACCGGCGATCGGTTCGTGTTTGCCGCGGCGACCGATATCACGGCGGAAAAGCAGGCCGAAGAGGCGTGGCGCGCCGGCGAGGCCCGCTACCGCTCATTGTACAACAACACGCCGATCATGCTCCATTCGGTCGATATCGACGGCCGGCTGGTGAGCGTCAGCGATTTCTGGCTCAAGAAGCTGGGCTATGAGCGGGACGAGGTTCTCGGCCGCAAATCTACCGAATTCCTGACCGCTGAATCGGCGAAGAAAGCGAAGTATGCGCTCGACGAGTTTTACAGGACCGGCACCTGCGCGGATGTGGAATATCAGTTCGTCACCAAATCCGGCGACATTCGCGATGTCCTGCTTTCCGCGGTAGCCGAACGCGACGGGAATGGTGCAATCGTCCGATCGATGGCGGTGAGCGTCGATATCACCGATCGCAAAATCATCGAAAACCAATTGCTGCAGTCGCAAAAGATGGAGACGGTCGGCCAGCTGACCGCCGGGCTGGCCCACGACATCAACAATATGCTCGGCGTCATCGTCGGAAATCTGGAGTTGCTGGAGCGTGAGGCCGATACGGACGACAAGGCGGCAAAGCGGATAGGAGCTGCGCTGGGCGCCGTCGATCGCGGGGCCGAACTCACCCAGCGTTTGCTGGCCTTTTCCCGGCGACAGGATCTGGAAACAACGTCCATCGAACCCAATCCGCTGATTGAAAATCTCGCCGGCCTGCTGAAACGGACCTTGGGCGAGAATATCGAGCTCGAATGTCGGCTGGGCGAAAACATGCCGACCATTCATACCGACCCTTCGCAGCTGGAATCCGCCATCCTCAATCTTGCCGTCAACGCGCGCGACGCGATGCCGAACGGCGGCAAGCTGACCATCGGAAGCGGCCTGGTCCATCTCGACACCGAATATGCCGCCAGAGAAGTCGATCTGGAGCCGGGCGACTATGTCGTTCTCGCCGTGACCGATACGGGCGTCGGTATACCGGCCGACGAAATCGAAAAAGTCTTCGAACCCTTTTTTACGACCAAGGATCTCGGCAGCGGCACGGGTCTTGGCCTCTCCATGGTCTATGGCTTGGTCAAACAGTCGGGAGGCCATGTCCGGATATACAGCGAGGTCGGTCATGGCACTTCGGTCAAACTCTATCTTCCCATCGAAACGGCCGCACAAAAGGACGAGGCAAGCCCGGTCGATGATATCATCGCGAGCGACGAAGAAGTGGGCGGATGGGAGACGATCCTCGTGGTCGAGGATCAGTCCGATGTTCGCAAAGTCGCGATCGGCCTGCTCGAATATCTAGGCTACAAGATAGTGTCAGCGGAAAACGCCCAGGAAGCACTTGAACGGCTTGAATCGTCCGAAGAAATCGACCTCCTGTTTACCGATATCATGATGCCCGGTGGGATGGACGGCAAGGATCTCGCCAGATTCGCGCGCGAAATGCGGCCCGGCCTGCCCGTCGTTTTTGCAACCGGCTATGCCGAATCGGCGATTTTGCGGGAGGGCGAGATCAAGACGAGCGCCAATCTCGTCACCAAGCCCTATCGCCGCGCGGATCTCGCGGCGAAGATCCGGCATGCGCTCGACACCCAGGCTGGCGCTCAGCCGTCCAATGAGGCGGCGGCATGA